A section of the Candidatus Methylomirabilota bacterium genome encodes:
- a CDS encoding sensor domain-containing diguanylate cyclase yields MQIGITLTSERDVATLLERILSEGRRFTRAEAGTLFLREGDFLRFAVVQNDRLARELGQDEMRRQLQEQPLHLRELSLAGHVALTGDILNLHDTYMIPPDRPYRFDSTVDARTTYRTQSILVVPLQDPSGTILGVLELINALDRGSVVPFDSQYESLVRALASQAAVAIRNARLEDLSLKDALTDVYNRRYFMIRMEEEHKRYTRFAEPLALVLLDLDHFKDVNDRFGHREGDAALREVAQLLLKHSRGFSVVTRYGGDEFAIILVNTARAGARTYAERIRATIEGQAFGHGRATASLGVAALPDDGTSADDLIVAADRALYDAKRLGRNRVSG; encoded by the coding sequence GTGCAGATCGGGATCACGCTCACGAGCGAGCGCGATGTCGCCACGCTGCTCGAGCGCATCCTCAGCGAGGGGCGGCGGTTCACGCGCGCGGAGGCGGGCACCCTGTTCCTCCGCGAGGGCGACTTCCTCCGGTTCGCCGTCGTGCAGAACGATCGCCTGGCGCGCGAGCTCGGTCAGGATGAGATGCGGCGTCAGCTCCAGGAGCAGCCGCTCCACCTCCGCGAGCTCTCCCTGGCGGGGCACGTCGCGCTGACCGGCGACATCCTGAACCTCCACGACACGTACATGATCCCGCCCGACCGGCCTTACCGCTTCGACTCGACCGTGGACGCGCGGACGACGTACCGGACGCAGTCGATCCTCGTCGTCCCGCTCCAGGATCCGAGCGGCACCATCCTGGGCGTGCTCGAGCTGATCAACGCGCTGGACCGCGGGAGTGTCGTCCCGTTCGATTCGCAGTACGAGAGCCTGGTGCGGGCGCTGGCCTCCCAGGCGGCGGTCGCGATCCGCAACGCGCGCCTCGAGGACCTCTCGCTCAAGGACGCCCTCACCGACGTCTACAACCGTCGCTACTTCATGATCCGGATGGAGGAAGAGCACAAGCGCTACACGCGGTTCGCCGAGCCGCTCGCGCTCGTCCTGCTCGATCTCGATCATTTCAAGGACGTCAACGACCGGTTCGGCCACCGCGAGGGCGACGCGGCCCTCCGCGAGGTCGCCCAGCTCCTCCTGAAACACTCGCGGGGTTTCAGCGTCGTCACCCGCTACGGCGGCGACGAGTTCGCGATCATCCTCGTCAACACGGCGAGGGCCGGCGCCCGCACCTACGCCGAGCGCATCCGGGCCACGATCGAGGGGCAGGCCTTCGGGCACGGCCGGGCGACCGCGAGCCTCGGCGTCGCCGCCCTCCCGGACGACGGCACGTCGGCGGACGATCTCATTGTGGCCGCGGACCGGGCGCTGTACGATGCCAAGCGACTCGGCCGGAACCGGGTTTCGGGATGA